One window of the Deltaproteobacteria bacterium genome contains the following:
- a CDS encoding OmpA family protein encodes MAKGKARPAPPKGNWLATFNDLMTLLLTFFVLLLTMGSLEGGKTKKMYTELRGALGVLGGGSGEETQVFEPILPVLKIGKRKKVVENLYRVEEDQEASPGEDALRQKETPANVVVKPIQTTGEIGDGETSDTTDTEYRKIPPLPEEVIRRKKLMAGAEDLKQETPGLSFEIRDEDTVAISVPQVFLFEMGSAELKGEASKILDRIAGFLNRNPELGIVVEGHTDNIPIRTARFPSNWELSVARAVNVLNILRERSDLGPDRFAAVGYGDSRPVNTEDTPEARAENRRVAILLSYDL; translated from the coding sequence ATGGCGAAGGGTAAAGCAAGACCAGCCCCTCCAAAGGGCAACTGGCTCGCCACGTTCAACGATCTCATGACCCTTCTTCTGACCTTTTTCGTGCTCCTGCTGACCATGGGGTCGCTCGAAGGGGGAAAAACCAAGAAGATGTACACTGAGTTGAGAGGCGCCCTGGGGGTTTTGGGGGGCGGGTCCGGAGAGGAAACACAGGTATTCGAGCCGATCCTGCCGGTTTTAAAAATCGGAAAGCGGAAGAAAGTCGTAGAGAACCTGTATCGAGTGGAGGAAGACCAAGAGGCTTCTCCGGGTGAAGATGCGCTTCGGCAGAAAGAGACTCCGGCAAATGTGGTCGTGAAGCCTATCCAGACAACGGGGGAAATCGGTGATGGAGAGACATCGGACACCACGGATACGGAATACCGAAAGATTCCTCCCTTGCCGGAAGAAGTGATACGGCGAAAAAAATTGATGGCCGGAGCCGAGGATTTGAAACAAGAAACCCCCGGACTCAGCTTCGAAATCAGAGACGAGGATACAGTAGCGATTTCCGTGCCTCAGGTTTTTCTGTTCGAGATGGGAAGCGCGGAACTTAAAGGCGAGGCGAGCAAAATATTGGATCGAATAGCGGGTTTCCTGAACCGCAACCCGGAGTTGGGAATCGTTGTCGAGGGGCACACGGACAACATACCGATACGCACGGCGCGTTTTCCGAGCAATTGGGAACTGTCCGTGGCCAGGGCCGTCAATGTACTGAATATCTTGCGCGAGAGAAGCGACCTGGGTCCAGACAGGTTTGCGGCGGTAGGATATGGAGATTCCCGTCCTGTAAACACGGAGGATACTCCCGAAGCTCGGGCGGAAAACAGACGAGTAGCGATTTTACTAAGTTATGATCTGTGA